A portion of the Paenibacillus sp. PvR098 genome contains these proteins:
- a CDS encoding U32 family peptidase, which yields MQKTRDVIEQLGFPRGDLHDLPSSTKTFPDGAQYRVEIPSVEGPASFEGVIEACKQYDVLIHRVSQGSGIMLLTDEELKQMAEIGKRENLEVSLFVGPRGTWDTNAMPWASAGKVIGLRVESMDQLVYSIEDIKRACDMGIRSILVADEGLLWLVNEFKKKGELPEELVVKISVQMAQANPVSIKLIESVGADTYNVPTDLTLARLAAIRQAIDIPIDIYVEVPDDIGGFIRHYEIPEIIRVAAPVYIKFGLRNSPNIYPSGTHLEQTSIALCKERVRRARIGLDMIKRYSPDLKTSEKGAAGLGVPVIE from the coding sequence TTGCAAAAAACTCGTGATGTGATTGAACAGCTTGGATTCCCGCGTGGTGACCTTCATGATCTGCCGTCCTCCACCAAGACGTTTCCGGATGGCGCCCAGTATCGGGTTGAAATTCCCAGCGTCGAAGGACCTGCCTCCTTTGAGGGGGTGATTGAAGCTTGCAAGCAATATGATGTGTTGATTCACCGTGTGTCTCAGGGCAGCGGCATCATGCTGCTTACCGATGAAGAGCTGAAGCAAATGGCGGAAATCGGCAAGCGCGAAAACCTGGAGGTCAGCTTGTTTGTCGGACCTCGAGGCACGTGGGATACTAACGCTATGCCTTGGGCTAGTGCCGGAAAGGTCATCGGACTTCGTGTAGAAAGCATGGATCAGCTCGTTTATTCGATCGAGGATATTAAGCGTGCCTGCGACATGGGCATCCGCAGTATTCTCGTAGCGGATGAAGGGCTGCTTTGGCTTGTAAATGAGTTTAAAAAGAAGGGCGAGCTGCCGGAAGAATTGGTCGTAAAAATTTCCGTGCAAATGGCGCAAGCTAACCCCGTTTCCATTAAACTGATCGAAAGCGTAGGGGCAGACACCTATAACGTTCCGACCGATCTTACCCTGGCCCGCCTTGCTGCGATTCGTCAGGCTATTGATATTCCGATCGACATTTATGTTGAAGTCCCAGACGATATCGGCGGATTTATCCGGCATTACGAAATTCCGGAAATCATCCGTGTGGCTGCTCCAGTATATATTAAGTTTGGATTGCGCAATTCACCTAACATTTACCCTTCCGGCACGCATTTGGAGCAAACCTCGATTGCACTGTGCAAAGAGCGCGTGAGACGAGCAAGAATTGGTTTGGATATGATCAAGCGGTACAGTCCCGATTTGAAAACCTCAGAAAAAGGCGCTGCCGGATTAGGGGTTCCTGTGATCGAGTAA
- the thiM gene encoding hydroxyethylthiazole kinase gives MDIQEAITALEKVRQKNPLVHNITNVVVTNFTANGLLALGASPVMAYAKEEVADMAKIAGALVLNMGTLDEEVVHAMLLAGKSANAHQVPVVFDPVGAGATPYRTAVARQIMKEIDISILRGNAAEVANVIGESRSIKGVDAAEAGGDAAGLARRAAQALGVVVVVTGKDDIVTDGTVTYKVSNGTPLLTKVTGTGCLLTSVIGAFAAVEKNLTLAAASALAYYGVAAEKALEVSGSDRPGTFQIEFLNELYRTDGAALRGHAAIQVD, from the coding sequence ATGGACATTCAAGAAGCGATCACAGCTTTGGAAAAGGTGCGGCAAAAGAACCCGCTGGTGCATAATATCACCAATGTCGTTGTGACGAACTTCACCGCCAACGGTCTGCTTGCCTTAGGAGCTTCTCCCGTCATGGCTTATGCCAAAGAGGAAGTTGCCGATATGGCTAAGATTGCAGGCGCTCTTGTATTGAACATGGGCACGTTGGATGAAGAGGTCGTCCATGCAATGCTGCTTGCCGGGAAATCGGCGAATGCGCATCAGGTGCCCGTCGTGTTTGACCCGGTAGGGGCAGGAGCCACGCCTTATCGAACGGCAGTAGCACGCCAAATCATGAAGGAAATCGATATCTCTATTCTTAGGGGCAACGCTGCCGAAGTGGCCAATGTCATCGGAGAATCGCGGAGTATTAAGGGTGTCGACGCCGCGGAAGCGGGAGGCGATGCAGCGGGACTTGCCCGTAGGGCGGCTCAGGCGTTAGGGGTCGTAGTGGTCGTTACCGGGAAAGACGATATCGTGACCGACGGAACGGTGACCTACAAAGTCAGCAACGGTACCCCGCTGCTTACCAAAGTGACCGGGACGGGCTGCTTGTTAACCTCGGTGATCGGCGCTTTTGCGGCTGTGGAGAAGAATCTGACCTTGGCCGCAGCATCTGCTTTGGCCTACTATGGAGTTGCCGCAGAAAAGGCCTTGGAAGTATCGGGTTCTGACCGCCCGGGTACGTTTCAAATCGAATTTCTGAATGAGCTTTATCGGACGGATGGAGCTGCGCTTCGTGGGCATGCGGCAATTCAGGTGGACTAA
- a CDS encoding IclR family transcriptional regulator, whose translation MPMIQSVERALLILDLFDEYDTELKITEISDRMVLHKSTVHSLLKTLQVHRYIEQNPENGKYRLGMKLLERGTIVMHNLDIRNVVRKHLIQLSSSSGQTTNLVILDGKEGVYIDKVEGPKAIIRYSRIGKRIPIHCSAVGKVLVAYKIPKELKKLLEGYVYRSHTPKTIMSESYFMQELEKVREQGYSVDNEENEPGVRCIAVPVRDHTGQVIAAISMSTLIARVNDAELIEHVKFLQQAAEEISDQMGFGIPSFHHAREVL comes from the coding sequence ATGCCGATGATTCAATCTGTAGAACGCGCACTTTTGATTTTGGATTTGTTCGATGAGTATGACACTGAGCTAAAAATCACCGAAATCAGCGATCGCATGGTTCTGCATAAGAGCACCGTTCATTCTCTCTTAAAAACGCTTCAGGTTCATCGCTATATTGAGCAAAATCCCGAAAATGGAAAATACCGCTTGGGAATGAAGCTGCTCGAGAGAGGGACGATCGTCATGCATAATCTCGATATTCGGAACGTTGTAAGAAAGCACCTGATCCAATTATCGAGCAGTTCCGGCCAGACGACCAATTTGGTCATCCTGGACGGCAAAGAGGGCGTCTACATCGATAAAGTGGAAGGACCAAAGGCCATTATCCGTTATTCCCGTATCGGCAAACGAATTCCAATTCATTGCAGTGCGGTTGGCAAAGTACTCGTTGCTTATAAAATTCCAAAAGAGTTAAAGAAATTACTTGAAGGTTATGTTTACAGGTCACATACGCCAAAAACGATTATGAGCGAATCTTATTTTATGCAAGAGCTTGAGAAGGTACGCGAACAGGGTTACTCTGTCGACAATGAAGAAAATGAGCCGGGTGTGCGCTGCATCGCAGTCCCGGTAAGGGATCATACTGGGCAGGTTATCGCCGCGATCAGTATGTCAACGCTCATCGCACGCGTTAACGATGCGGAGTTGATTGAACACGTGAAATTCCTGCAGCAGGCCGCTGAGGAAATTTCAGACCAGATGGGATTCGGCATTCCTTCATTTCATCATGCCCGGGAAGTGCTCTAA
- a CDS encoding TRAP transporter substrate-binding protein, producing the protein MRVKRGFKMTAVLLLAASVVLAGCAGGADQGASTGSGTSGDAGNSGQAPKTIKVANYFAIDHPQNVALREKFKPLVETNSNGSLKVEIYENNKLGAEKEFYNGVRSGTIEMGIPGLIMQADIEKMQVGEWPFLFENFTHAKKVFDGPIGQEMSEDMESKHGVKVLAWSANGFRMFSSTKPLNSMEDFKGFRLRLPNIPNYIALGQAMKANVSPLPISEVFTALEQKVVDGQDNPIATLRASGWYEVQKYVLESNHMFSPNMYIINKKFWDTLTPEQQQVIQDASKEAASHEWKLLEDSFEADKKFLQEKGLQFITPDDNFKKAMQDAAAPLYEEFYKKYPWGKEMVEKIKAEAQ; encoded by the coding sequence GTGAGAGTAAAAAGAGGGTTTAAAATGACAGCCGTTCTTCTTCTGGCTGCTTCCGTTGTACTTGCAGGTTGCGCCGGAGGAGCCGATCAAGGCGCCAGTACCGGTTCGGGAACCTCCGGGGATGCGGGGAATTCGGGTCAAGCGCCGAAAACGATCAAAGTAGCGAATTATTTTGCAATCGATCATCCGCAGAACGTAGCTCTTCGAGAGAAGTTTAAGCCTTTGGTTGAGACCAACTCCAATGGCTCTCTCAAAGTAGAGATTTATGAGAACAACAAGCTTGGCGCTGAGAAAGAATTTTATAACGGGGTTCGCAGCGGAACGATCGAGATGGGGATCCCGGGGCTGATTATGCAGGCGGATATTGAGAAAATGCAGGTCGGCGAATGGCCGTTCCTGTTTGAAAACTTTACCCATGCCAAGAAAGTGTTTGACGGTCCAATCGGTCAAGAGATGTCTGAAGATATGGAAAGCAAACACGGCGTGAAAGTGCTCGCTTGGAGCGCTAACGGGTTCCGGATGTTCTCCAGCACCAAGCCGCTTAACAGCATGGAGGATTTCAAAGGCTTCCGACTCCGTTTGCCTAACATTCCGAACTACATCGCACTGGGTCAAGCCATGAAAGCCAACGTATCGCCGCTGCCGATTTCCGAGGTGTTTACAGCACTCGAGCAAAAGGTGGTTGACGGTCAGGATAACCCGATCGCTACCTTACGCGCATCCGGTTGGTATGAGGTGCAAAAGTATGTGCTGGAATCCAATCACATGTTCAGCCCTAATATGTATATCATCAACAAGAAATTCTGGGATACACTGACGCCGGAACAGCAGCAGGTTATCCAAGATGCATCGAAAGAAGCGGCAAGCCATGAGTGGAAGCTGCTTGAAGACAGCTTTGAAGCGGATAAGAAATTCCTGCAGGAAAAGGGCTTGCAGTTCATCACGCCGGACGACAACTTCAAGAAGGCGATGCAGGATGCCGCAGCTCCATTGTACGAGGAATTCTACAAGAAATATCCTTGGGGTAAAGAAATGGTAGAAAAGATTAAGGCAGAAGCGCAATAA
- a CDS encoding TRAP transporter substrate-binding protein → MKWFKKAMIGITLPSLLVVSACGGTTSNDPAPAQGNSGAPAAAPAKESRTLRAGIGLNEDHPQGQGLKKFAELVNEKSGGSMKVQTFFSAQLGDDLKMTNALKAGTQEITIPSTSPLTSMVKEFGMYDFPFVFNNDKEADAVLDGPVGKKLLDMLPQQGLIGLTYWENGFRNLTNSKKPVATAADFQGLRVRTLQSKVHIEAFSALGANPSPMPFSEVFSALEGKTVDGQENPLPTIESNKYFEVQKFLSLTNHVYTPFVFLVSKKFWDGLTPDEQKILQEASIEAGKFQREMNREKNKQSLENLKKAGMQVNEVKPEDRAKMQEIVKPVLDTFSKELGEALIKEMYDEVNKARGN, encoded by the coding sequence ATGAAATGGTTCAAAAAAGCAATGATCGGTATTACACTGCCGAGCTTACTTGTAGTGAGCGCTTGCGGTGGAACGACGAGCAATGACCCAGCGCCGGCACAGGGGAATTCCGGAGCTCCGGCAGCAGCGCCAGCTAAAGAATCCCGTACCCTCAGAGCAGGGATCGGCTTGAATGAGGATCATCCGCAGGGTCAAGGCTTAAAGAAATTCGCCGAACTGGTGAACGAAAAGAGCGGCGGCAGCATGAAGGTGCAAACATTCTTCTCCGCTCAATTGGGCGATGACTTGAAAATGACGAACGCGCTAAAAGCCGGCACGCAGGAAATCACGATTCCTTCGACTTCTCCGCTCACCTCGATGGTAAAAGAATTCGGCATGTACGATTTTCCGTTCGTGTTCAATAACGACAAAGAAGCAGATGCGGTGCTTGATGGGCCTGTGGGGAAAAAATTGCTCGATATGCTGCCGCAGCAAGGACTTATTGGATTAACTTATTGGGAGAACGGTTTCCGTAATTTGACGAACAGCAAGAAGCCGGTTGCGACGGCAGCCGATTTTCAGGGACTGAGAGTCCGCACACTGCAAAGCAAAGTGCATATTGAAGCATTCAGCGCTTTAGGAGCTAATCCGTCGCCAATGCCGTTCTCCGAAGTATTCAGCGCATTGGAAGGCAAAACGGTTGATGGACAAGAAAATCCGCTGCCGACGATCGAATCCAATAAGTACTTTGAAGTGCAGAAATTTTTGAGCTTGACGAATCACGTTTACACGCCGTTCGTATTCCTTGTCAGTAAAAAGTTCTGGGACGGATTGACTCCGGATGAGCAAAAGATTTTGCAGGAAGCATCTATCGAGGCAGGTAAATTCCAACGTGAAATGAACCGGGAGAAAAATAAGCAATCATTGGAAAACTTGAAGAAGGCCGGTATGCAGGTTAATGAAGTTAAACCGGAAGACAGAGCGAAGATGCAGGAAATCGTCAAGCCTGTCCTCGATACTTTCTCCAAAGAGTTAGGCGAAGCTTTAATCAAAGAAATGTACGATGAAGTAAACAAGGCGCGCGGGAATTAA
- a CDS encoding 3-oxoacyl-ACP reductase: protein MDFAGKTVLVTGASRGIGASIAKAFGALGALVIVNYISNKKAASEVVDHIRQTGGEAAALQADVTDGESVQRMISEAVDAFGGIDVVVNNALSHYSFNPKQRQTAWNIEWDDYQRQLDGSLGGAFHVCKAVIPHMKEQNRGRIVNMVTNLIDFPVVPYHDYTTAKSALLGYSRNLAAELGAFGITVNCVAPGLTSPTDSSRETKEDVKNAIVRLTPMGRLASPNDITGAVLFFSSEWAGFITGQCLRVDGGLTMH from the coding sequence ATGGACTTCGCAGGAAAGACGGTTTTGGTCACAGGCGCGAGCCGGGGCATCGGCGCAAGTATTGCCAAGGCGTTCGGTGCTCTGGGAGCCTTGGTTATCGTTAACTATATAAGCAATAAAAAAGCGGCCTCGGAAGTGGTGGATCACATCCGGCAGACGGGCGGAGAGGCCGCGGCCTTGCAGGCCGATGTAACGGATGGGGAATCCGTGCAGCGGATGATCTCCGAAGCGGTGGATGCTTTTGGAGGAATCGATGTCGTTGTCAATAATGCGCTCAGTCATTACAGCTTCAATCCCAAGCAGCGCCAAACGGCGTGGAATATCGAGTGGGACGACTATCAAAGACAGCTGGACGGGAGTCTTGGAGGAGCGTTTCATGTTTGTAAAGCGGTCATTCCGCACATGAAGGAACAGAACCGCGGGCGGATCGTGAACATGGTCACCAACCTGATTGATTTTCCTGTCGTACCCTATCACGATTATACAACGGCCAAGTCGGCCCTGCTTGGCTACAGCCGCAATCTGGCTGCAGAGCTCGGAGCCTTCGGCATTACGGTGAACTGTGTGGCGCCTGGACTGACGTCCCCTACCGATTCGAGCCGCGAGACGAAAGAAGATGTCAAGAATGCGATTGTCCGTCTGACGCCGATGGGACGGCTCGCTTCCCCGAATGACATTACGGGTGCTGTTTTGTTTTTTTCCTCGGAATGGGCAGGGTTTATCACGGGGCAATGCTTGAGAGTAGATGGCGGATTGACCATGCATTAG
- a CDS encoding TRAP transporter small permease — MKNVGKAVEHLFNGFIAFALSLMAILVFGNVVLRYLFNSGITWSEEMARFLFIWLVLLGAVAAFKDNSHLGVDMLVKRLSKPLKKIVFIISNVILLFVLYLVVEGSWKITLLNAGSTAPATGLPLTLIYGTGIVMGVGMALIVIIKLYRILFANEDVNQYMQIHESEEMISHVSPSTSHTNQEVSR; from the coding sequence GTGAAAAATGTAGGGAAGGCTGTTGAGCATCTGTTTAACGGTTTCATCGCTTTTGCGCTATCGCTCATGGCTATCCTGGTTTTTGGAAATGTCGTGCTGCGCTACTTGTTTAACTCCGGAATTACCTGGTCCGAGGAAATGGCCAGATTTCTGTTCATCTGGCTCGTGCTTCTCGGCGCAGTTGCTGCATTCAAGGACAATTCACATCTGGGTGTCGATATGCTTGTCAAAAGACTATCAAAACCGCTGAAAAAGATCGTATTTATTATCAGCAATGTGATTCTGCTGTTTGTTCTCTACCTGGTGGTTGAAGGAAGCTGGAAAATTACGCTTCTTAACGCTGGCAGTACCGCGCCGGCGACCGGCTTGCCGCTAACGCTGATTTACGGAACGGGTATTGTTATGGGTGTCGGTATGGCGCTGATCGTCATTATAAAGTTATACCGCATTTTGTTTGCTAATGAGGATGTTAATCAATACATGCAGATACATGAATCCGAGGAAATGATTTCACATGTAAGTCCCTCCACCTCTCATACGAATCAGGAGGTGTCAAGATGA
- a CDS encoding fumarylacetoacetate hydrolase family protein, which translates to MRIIRYINESDVSTVAALTDENQVFVLPYQGFMELTQAASEQGTTPLKLVQHEIEGGNPLPTAVESLRLLVPIEAPEVWAAGVTYARSKEARNYEATGGKLDATTFYDKVYDAERPEIFLKSTAARTVGPNDDVYLRSDSDWQIPETELGLVIDSKGTILGYTVGNDMSCRDIEGENPLYLPQAKVWKRSCSIGPSIRLAETVKDPYTFEIACRIYRNNEKVVEGTASTGQLKRKLDELVSFLIRDNEIFDGTVLLTGTCIVPPNEFTLEDGDRIENEITNIGVLTNFVKRQ; encoded by the coding sequence ATGCGTATAATTCGATATATTAATGAGTCCGATGTATCTACGGTCGCTGCTTTAACGGACGAGAATCAAGTGTTTGTGCTGCCGTATCAAGGATTTATGGAGCTGACGCAGGCTGCTTCGGAGCAGGGCACGACTCCATTGAAGCTCGTTCAGCACGAAATCGAAGGCGGTAACCCTCTTCCAACGGCCGTCGAAAGCCTTCGTCTACTGGTGCCGATTGAAGCCCCTGAGGTATGGGCGGCCGGCGTTACCTATGCCCGAAGCAAGGAAGCCCGAAACTATGAAGCTACCGGCGGCAAGCTGGATGCAACGACGTTTTACGATAAAGTATACGATGCGGAGCGTCCGGAAATTTTCTTGAAATCGACTGCCGCAAGGACCGTGGGTCCCAATGACGATGTTTACCTGCGCAGCGATTCAGACTGGCAAATTCCGGAGACGGAGCTCGGACTTGTCATCGACAGCAAAGGGACGATTCTAGGTTATACCGTCGGTAATGATATGAGCTGCCGTGACATCGAAGGGGAAAATCCGCTCTATCTTCCGCAAGCTAAAGTTTGGAAACGATCGTGCTCCATCGGGCCGTCCATCCGTTTGGCGGAAACCGTGAAGGATCCGTACACTTTCGAAATTGCATGCCGAATTTACCGCAATAATGAGAAGGTCGTTGAAGGTACGGCAAGCACCGGGCAGTTAAAGAGAAAGCTTGATGAGCTGGTTTCTTTCCTAATTAGAGATAATGAAATTTTTGACGGCACGGTCCTTCTTACGGGGACTTGCATCGTTCCGCCGAATGAGTTCACGTTGGAGGATGGCGACCGCATTGAGAATGAAATCACAAATATCGGTGTGCTGACGAACTTCGTAAAACGCCAATAA
- a CDS encoding acyl-CoA reductase translates to MERITVRTAYKVPDAIRLTSFTERHFNGPQGTLVLKYPDLTPELIGDIAREISMRRRDYLSRLRTEQIVERLDLAVRKWLDPDYNLRRLAEAWLPVITGYDGGMIRLELKRFFRTFRRKELLRFLDEEFDASAVLDEFRPRKNGGMSRAYGPELLFHVFSGNVPGLPIWSLVMGILLKSANLGKTSSAEPLMAVLFAETLAEVDPLLADCLAVLPWKGGNEALEQTVIDAAEAIVAYGSQETVEKLRSRVPGTKRFVSYGYKISFAMIGKEALTADRYQETARRLAEDASIYDQQGCLAPHSVFVEEGGAVTPRQFGQLLASEMERYHEKKPRAVLSDEESMAIHAVRQRFEMMGLRGEPIAVYASRTGTDWTVIYHGQPGFEASPLNRTVHVFACESLESAADQIQPYRDYLQTVGLAVGPDRLEPVAGLLGMYGATRICAVGEMSRTPSGWHHDGHLNLLDLVRWVDLERSVEQDAERYDPDVE, encoded by the coding sequence ATGGAGAGGATAACCGTAAGAACTGCGTATAAAGTCCCAGATGCAATCCGGCTGACCTCGTTCACGGAGCGGCATTTCAATGGTCCTCAGGGAACGCTCGTTCTTAAATACCCGGATTTGACACCGGAGTTGATCGGGGACATCGCCCGGGAAATATCCATGCGGCGAAGGGATTATTTGTCCCGCTTAAGAACAGAACAGATTGTTGAGCGATTAGACCTGGCCGTGCGCAAATGGTTGGACCCGGACTATAACCTCCGCCGGTTGGCGGAGGCTTGGCTGCCGGTTATTACGGGCTACGACGGGGGAATGATTCGGCTCGAACTTAAACGCTTCTTCCGGACCTTTCGACGGAAGGAGCTGCTTCGCTTTCTGGACGAAGAGTTCGATGCTTCAGCGGTACTCGATGAGTTTCGGCCGCGCAAAAATGGCGGAATGAGCCGGGCGTATGGGCCTGAGCTGCTATTTCACGTCTTTTCCGGCAATGTGCCTGGGCTTCCGATCTGGAGCTTAGTCATGGGAATATTATTGAAATCGGCGAATCTGGGCAAGACGTCCTCGGCCGAACCGCTCATGGCTGTGCTGTTCGCGGAGACGTTGGCGGAAGTGGACCCGCTGCTTGCGGACTGCTTAGCCGTACTGCCGTGGAAGGGCGGCAATGAGGCGTTGGAGCAGACCGTCATTGATGCGGCGGAAGCGATTGTCGCTTACGGCTCGCAGGAAACGGTGGAAAAGCTGCGGTCAAGAGTGCCGGGGACAAAGCGCTTCGTCAGTTACGGCTATAAGATCAGCTTCGCCATGATCGGGAAAGAGGCGCTGACCGCGGACCGGTATCAGGAAACGGCTCGGAGGCTGGCGGAGGATGCATCGATCTACGATCAGCAGGGGTGCTTGGCGCCGCATAGTGTGTTTGTCGAAGAAGGCGGAGCGGTGACTCCGCGTCAGTTCGGGCAGCTGTTGGCTTCCGAGATGGAGCGCTATCACGAGAAGAAGCCCAGAGCGGTTCTGTCGGACGAGGAATCGATGGCTATTCACGCGGTTAGACAGCGGTTTGAAATGATGGGTCTACGGGGAGAGCCCATAGCGGTCTATGCTAGTAGGACGGGAACGGATTGGACCGTTATTTATCATGGTCAGCCCGGCTTCGAAGCGTCTCCATTGAACCGGACGGTTCATGTGTTTGCATGTGAGTCCTTGGAGTCGGCCGCTGATCAGATACAGCCTTACCGGGACTACCTGCAGACGGTCGGCCTGGCTGTCGGTCCGGACCGGTTAGAACCGGTGGCCGGACTGCTTGGTATGTACGGGGCTACCCGTATCTGCGCGGTCGGGGAGATGTCGCGTACTCCTTCGGGCTGGCATCATGACGGACACTTGAATTTACTGGATTTGGTCCGCTGGGTCGATTTGGAACGAAGCGTTGAGCAGGATGCCGAACGTTACGATCCCGATGTAGAGTAA
- a CDS encoding TRAP transporter large permease subunit: protein MTVAVFLGSLLGAMALGIPIAFSLLVSGVVLMYTMDIFDSQIMAQNLIDGADNFPLLAIPFFILAGEIMNAGGISKRIIDFAMALVGHIKGGLGYVAILGSVIFAGLSGSAVADAAALGAILIPMMVAAGYNKNRSAGLIASGAIIAPVIPPSIPMIIFGVTSGVSITKLFMAGIIPGLLLAVGLTIAWFLIVRKDQYKVFPKKSGKEILRASGQAIWALFLPVIIIAGLRGGAFTPTEAAVVAAFYALFVSVVIYRELKLQDLYRVLVSSGKMTSVVMFLAAAALVSSWLITVANIPNELTTMLGPLMDNQLLLLMMINLVVFLVGTAMDLTPTILILTPVLMPIVIAGGIDPVLFGLLFVLNCSIGLLTPPVGTVLNVVAGVGKLSMEDIMKGVWPFLLVELIVLLLLTLFPQIVLVPLGWFTS, encoded by the coding sequence ATGACCGTTGCCGTATTCCTTGGATCTTTGCTTGGCGCCATGGCGCTTGGCATCCCGATCGCTTTTTCGCTGTTGGTAAGCGGAGTGGTGTTGATGTACACGATGGATATATTCGACAGCCAGATTATGGCCCAGAACTTGATTGATGGTGCCGACAACTTCCCGCTGCTGGCCATTCCTTTTTTTATTCTTGCGGGGGAAATTATGAATGCGGGCGGCATTTCCAAGCGCATTATAGATTTCGCTATGGCGCTCGTCGGTCATATCAAAGGAGGGCTCGGTTATGTAGCGATTCTCGGAAGTGTGATCTTCGCAGGTCTATCCGGCTCTGCTGTTGCGGATGCGGCTGCGCTCGGAGCGATATTAATTCCAATGATGGTTGCGGCGGGATACAACAAAAACCGTTCCGCAGGGTTGATTGCCTCTGGCGCCATCATTGCTCCCGTCATTCCGCCAAGCATCCCGATGATCATTTTCGGCGTGACTAGCGGTGTATCGATCACTAAATTGTTTATGGCTGGCATTATCCCTGGGTTATTGCTTGCTGTAGGTTTGACTATTGCCTGGTTTTTGATTGTACGTAAGGATCAATATAAAGTGTTCCCGAAAAAATCGGGGAAGGAAATTTTGAGAGCATCTGGTCAAGCGATATGGGCGCTTTTTTTGCCGGTGATTATCATTGCCGGTTTGCGCGGGGGAGCATTTACACCGACTGAAGCGGCGGTTGTTGCGGCTTTCTATGCATTGTTCGTCAGTGTCGTAATTTATCGTGAGCTGAAGCTTCAAGATTTGTATCGCGTACTGGTTTCTTCAGGAAAAATGACGAGCGTTGTCATGTTCCTGGCTGCAGCAGCGCTGGTATCGTCTTGGTTGATCACTGTAGCGAATATACCTAACGAACTGACGACCATGCTCGGTCCGTTGATGGACAATCAATTGCTTCTTTTAATGATGATTAACCTCGTTGTCTTCTTGGTCGGAACGGCCATGGATTTGACCCCTACGATTCTGATCCTGACGCCGGTGCTTATGCCGATCGTTATTGCTGGAGGAATCGATCCGGTGCTTTTTGGACTTCTGTTTGTTCTTAACTGCTCGATCGGTCTGCTTACGCCTCCGGTAGGAACCGTACTGAACGTTGTGGCCGGGGTAGGGAAACTGAGCATGGAAGACATTATGAAGGGCGTTTGGCCGTTCTTGCTGGTCGAACTCATCGTGCTGCTTCTTCTCACTTTGTTCCCGCAGATCGTACTTGTTCCACTTGGTTGGTTTACTTCATAG
- a CDS encoding C-terminal binding protein has protein sequence MKKWKVVVTDWEYTDLRFEESVLLRHEAIELVAAQCKTEEDVIEVCRDADALINQYAPLSRKVIEALENCKVITRYGVGVNTIDLDAATDKGICVANVPDYCMDEVADHALALLLSWTRKITLANHHVKNGNWDFKVTQPIYRLRGRTIGLVGFGKIPQMLAEKVKPLGLKILAYDPYYPKHSAEEKGVTLVELDELCAQSDFISVHAPLMEATRGMMSEKQFAQMKKEAIIINTSRGPVINEKALVDALTRGQIAGAALDVVEEEPIAKDHPFLSMDNVILTPHVAWYSEESAAEMRSKAAMGVVDVLIAGEYPKYLVNQKVKEQVEMKASQPELRYQTL, from the coding sequence ATGAAAAAATGGAAAGTTGTCGTTACGGATTGGGAGTATACAGATCTGCGGTTTGAGGAAAGCGTATTGCTTCGCCACGAAGCTATCGAACTCGTAGCTGCCCAGTGCAAAACCGAGGAAGACGTGATTGAGGTATGCCGAGACGCCGATGCGCTGATCAACCAATACGCTCCGCTTAGCCGCAAGGTCATTGAAGCGCTGGAGAACTGCAAGGTCATCACGCGCTATGGCGTCGGGGTGAACACGATTGATCTGGATGCCGCTACGGACAAGGGAATCTGCGTAGCCAACGTGCCGGATTACTGCATGGATGAAGTGGCCGACCATGCGCTAGCATTGCTCCTGAGCTGGACCAGGAAGATTACGCTGGCTAATCATCATGTGAAAAACGGCAATTGGGACTTCAAGGTCACGCAGCCGATTTATCGTCTCCGCGGAAGAACGATTGGCTTAGTCGGCTTCGGCAAAATTCCTCAGATGCTGGCGGAAAAAGTAAAGCCGCTCGGCTTGAAGATTCTTGCTTATGATCCTTATTATCCGAAGCATTCGGCTGAAGAGAAGGGGGTCACGCTGGTCGAGCTGGATGAGCTGTGTGCCCAATCCGATTTTATCTCCGTACATGCTCCGCTTATGGAAGCTACGCGCGGGATGATGAGTGAGAAGCAATTTGCCCAGATGAAGAAAGAGGCCATTATCATCAATACTTCCCGAGGACCGGTCATTAATGAAAAGGCACTTGTCGATGCTTTGACTAGAGGACAGATTGCCGGAGCGGCGCTGGACGTTGTGGAAGAAGAGCCGATCGCAAAGGACCATCCGTTCCTGTCGATGGATAACGTCATCTTAACGCCTCACGTGGCTTGGTATTCGGAAGAATCGGCAGCGGAGATGCGCTCCAAAGCAGCTATGGGTGTAGTCGATGTATTGATTGCCGGTGAATATCCGAAGTACCTGGTGAATCAGAAGGTGAAGGAGCAGGTAGAAATGAAGGCCTCACAGCCGGAGCTGCGATATCAAACCCTTTAA